One window from the genome of Candidatus Zixiibacteriota bacterium encodes:
- a CDS encoding FG-GAP-like repeat-containing protein encodes MRHFKVALVGPLLFLSVEVAVAFPGYFPIVAGQTGTEPFKIIAADLNGDNIPDLATANYWSGDVTVIMSVGNCQFANPVNYAVGEQPWSLVSADLDNDNDIDLAVANRQSDDISVLLNTGGGSFEPAMHYVAGGEPNALCVADFDSDGFQDMALADAGATSIGAVMVYFNNGDGTFRSPIYYFTVRGNRSIVAADFDGDTDQDLAVSNGGTGTVDVWVNDGTGAFVKTNSLAEPTAYDIWAADFDADGDADIANITVGALFVNDGAANFVTNASFFSMSGFYPWTADLDNDGDNDVARPGGMYVSVALREPYNGYEFLPPRSYLGCAQGVGDAAPADFDGDGDLDLAVANTSQNSASILLGTVTGRFVCGDIDGTAAIDIGDLTSAVVFIFLNGPVPPFWPAADFDRSGMVDIGDISMIVDYLFLNGPPLTCP; translated from the coding sequence TTGTCGGTCGAAGTGGCGGTGGCATTTCCCGGTTATTTCCCAATCGTTGCAGGACAAACCGGAACTGAGCCATTCAAAATCATTGCTGCCGATTTGAATGGCGACAACATACCTGATTTGGCAACCGCAAACTACTGGTCGGGTGATGTTACCGTCATCATGAGCGTCGGCAACTGCCAGTTCGCTAATCCGGTGAACTATGCAGTTGGCGAGCAGCCCTGGAGTCTGGTATCGGCCGATCTCGATAACGATAACGATATCGATCTGGCGGTAGCCAACCGCCAGTCCGACGACATTTCGGTTCTTCTGAATACTGGTGGCGGTTCGTTTGAACCGGCGATGCACTACGTTGCCGGCGGTGAGCCGAATGCGCTCTGCGTGGCCGATTTTGATAGCGACGGCTTCCAGGATATGGCCTTGGCGGATGCCGGTGCTACCTCCATTGGCGCAGTGATGGTCTATTTCAACAACGGGGACGGGACGTTCCGTTCGCCGATCTATTATTTCACTGTGCGCGGGAACAGGAGCATCGTGGCCGCGGATTTCGACGGCGACACTGATCAGGACCTGGCCGTCAGCAATGGCGGTACCGGCACGGTTGATGTCTGGGTCAACGACGGGACCGGGGCTTTTGTCAAGACGAACTCCCTGGCGGAGCCGACAGCCTACGACATTTGGGCTGCGGACTTTGACGCTGATGGCGATGCTGATATTGCCAACATCACGGTCGGAGCGCTGTTCGTGAATGACGGTGCCGCCAATTTTGTGACTAACGCGTCGTTTTTCAGCATGAGCGGCTTTTACCCCTGGACCGCCGATTTGGACAACGACGGAGATAACGACGTCGCGCGTCCGGGCGGCATGTATGTCTCCGTTGCACTGAGAGAGCCGTACAACGGTTATGAATTTTTGCCTCCGAGGAGCTACCTCGGCTGTGCCCAGGGAGTGGGGGATGCCGCGCCGGCTGATTTCGATGGTGACGGCGACCTGGATTTGGCAGTGGCTAACACTTCTCAGAACTCCGCGTCGATTCTGCTGGGCACTGTTACCGGACGGTTCGTATGCGGTGATATCGACGGCACCGCTGCCATTGACATCGGTGACCTGACCTCGGCGGTCGTGTTTATCTTCTTGAACGGGCCTGTTCCGCCGTTCTGGCCGGCGGCCGATTTTGACCGCTCTGGAATGGTCGACATCGGGGACATATCGATGATCGTGGACTACCTGTTCTTGAATGGTCCACCGCTGACTTGTCCGTAG
- a CDS encoding GTPase has protein sequence MPANLPPQYYELEREFRAEKDTREKLRMAEELLRIMPKHKGTDKLQAEMKAKISLLKKQLEAGDKKHGQSHAVSHDHIEREGAGQVILIGAPNSGKSSLLEALTHARPLVADYPYTTREPMAGMMTFETIQVQLIDTPPIGEELFEPYLPNLVRNADLVMLVCDVTDSNMSTGAQHVTERLREKHVLLRPTREVSEDARFYIKKTVICAHKANEDDNTSWQGVLSGRFPGFPVVATSLIDDASLVSFKRVVFDGLEIIRVYTKQIGKEVALVDPVILPVGATVIDAATSIHKDFAAKLKVARIWGSGKFEGQRVQHDHQLSDGDVVEFHI, from the coding sequence ATGCCTGCTAATCTGCCACCACAATACTATGAGTTGGAGCGGGAGTTCCGCGCCGAGAAAGATACGAGGGAGAAACTCCGTATGGCCGAGGAGCTCCTTCGGATCATGCCCAAGCACAAGGGGACCGACAAGCTCCAGGCGGAAATGAAGGCCAAGATCTCCCTGCTCAAGAAGCAGCTTGAGGCGGGTGACAAAAAACACGGCCAGAGCCATGCGGTCAGCCATGACCATATCGAACGAGAAGGCGCAGGACAGGTAATCCTGATTGGGGCGCCGAATTCGGGAAAGTCGTCGCTTCTGGAGGCGTTGACCCATGCCCGGCCCTTGGTAGCCGACTATCCGTATACCACACGCGAACCGATGGCCGGTATGATGACATTCGAGACTATTCAAGTACAGTTGATTGACACGCCCCCAATCGGCGAGGAACTGTTCGAGCCATACTTGCCGAATCTCGTTCGGAACGCCGACCTGGTGATGTTGGTCTGCGACGTAACCGATTCGAATATGTCCACGGGCGCGCAGCACGTGACTGAGCGCTTGCGCGAAAAACATGTTCTGCTGAGACCGACAAGGGAAGTCTCCGAAGATGCCAGATTTTATATTAAGAAGACGGTCATTTGCGCCCACAAAGCCAACGAGGACGACAATACTTCCTGGCAGGGTGTACTTTCGGGGCGGTTTCCGGGTTTCCCAGTCGTAGCGACTTCGCTCATCGATGACGCAAGTCTGGTTTCGTTCAAGCGCGTTGTATTTGACGGACTGGAGATCATCCGTGTGTACACCAAACAGATTGGCAAGGAGGTCGCGCTCGTGGACCCGGTGATTCTGCCGGTGGGTGCCACTGTCATCGATGCGGCTACGTCGATCCATAAGGACTTTGCGGCGAAGCTGAAGGTTGCACGAATCTGGGGGAGCGGGAAATTCGAGGGGCAGCGGGTGCAGCACGATCACCAGTTGAGTGACGGCGACGTGGTGGAGTTTCATATTTGA
- the panC gene encoding pantoate--beta-alanine ligase, with protein MQTIREIKRIHSFSRRLAAQGITIGLVPTMGFLHEGHLSLIRRARKEADIVITTIFVNPAQFAPNEDLAKYPRDEKGDIRKIKSAGGDIVFIPKAEEIYPPDFQTWVTVEGLTNVLEGKARPGHFRGVTTIVAKLFNITRPDVAVFGQKDLQQAIVLRQMTRDLGYSIKYIIAPTVREPDGLAMSSRNKYFDANGRQEAVCLYRALVTAKRMMRAGVVATARIEKEMRAVILATCTSAKIEYIAFNDFNTLEMRKRVDHEVVCSLAVRVHGVRLIDNMRLG; from the coding sequence ATGCAAACCATCCGTGAAATCAAGCGCATACACTCTTTCTCTCGCCGCCTCGCGGCGCAGGGGATAACCATTGGGCTGGTGCCGACAATGGGGTTTCTGCATGAGGGGCATCTGTCACTCATTCGGAGAGCCAGGAAAGAGGCGGATATTGTCATCACGACGATTTTCGTCAATCCGGCTCAGTTTGCGCCGAACGAAGACCTCGCTAAATACCCGCGCGATGAGAAAGGGGATATCCGCAAGATCAAAAGCGCCGGCGGTGATATCGTGTTCATCCCAAAAGCCGAAGAAATTTACCCGCCGGATTTTCAGACTTGGGTAACGGTCGAAGGTCTGACCAATGTACTTGAGGGGAAAGCGCGGCCGGGGCATTTCCGGGGCGTGACGACCATTGTAGCTAAACTGTTCAATATCACGCGTCCGGATGTCGCCGTGTTCGGCCAGAAGGATCTCCAGCAGGCGATCGTGCTTCGCCAGATGACACGCGATCTGGGATACTCGATCAAATATATAATCGCGCCGACTGTGAGAGAGCCCGATGGACTGGCAATGTCATCGCGGAATAAGTACTTCGATGCAAACGGCAGGCAGGAGGCAGTCTGTTTATACCGCGCCCTTGTCACCGCAAAGCGGATGATGAGAGCGGGCGTGGTCGCAACCGCGAGGATTGAGAAGGAGATGCGGGCGGTGATTCTGGCGACCTGTACGAGTGCAAAGATCGAGTATATTGCGTTCAATGATTTCAACACTCTTGAAATGCGCAAACGGGTAGACCACGAGGTGGTCTGTTCGCTGGCAGTCCGGGTGCACGGCGTGAGGTTGATTGATAATATGAGGTTGGGGTGA
- a CDS encoding NUDIX domain-containing protein — MISGPGIPIESPGVNVAVVKKDLEGWKFLLLKRAYHESYAGSWGLLTGTKHGDETVTQLALREIKEETGLTPKALWATEHIIQFYEPEEDAIWILPLVVAVVSQRSEVVLSPENEEFVWLEASTARKQVFWKNLVRAIDQICEELQSYPAPTWLPLQLQ; from the coding sequence ATGATTAGCGGTCCAGGCATCCCCATCGAATCCCCCGGCGTCAATGTCGCTGTGGTGAAGAAAGACCTGGAAGGATGGAAATTCCTGTTACTGAAGCGCGCCTATCATGAGAGCTACGCCGGTTCGTGGGGGCTTCTCACCGGCACAAAACATGGCGATGAGACAGTCACGCAATTGGCTCTCCGCGAAATCAAAGAAGAGACTGGTCTCACCCCCAAGGCATTATGGGCAACCGAGCATATAATTCAATTTTACGAGCCTGAAGAAGATGCCATCTGGATTCTGCCGCTTGTAGTGGCAGTTGTTTCGCAGCGGTCTGAAGTAGTCCTTTCACCCGAAAACGAAGAGTTTGTCTGGCTGGAAGCCTCGACGGCCCGCAAGCAGGTGTTTTGGAAGAATCTGGTTCGCGCCATCGATCAGATATGTGAAGAGCTTCAATCGTACCCGGCTCCGACCTGGCTCCCGCTGCAACTGCAATAG
- the panD gene encoding aspartate 1-decarboxylase: MLITMLKSKIHRATITDANLNYVGSITIDADLMRLADLVPYEKVEIANINNGERFDTYVIEGKPGSGVIALNGAAARKGETGDLIIILSYCQLDKASAATHKPLTVHVDVHNRPSK, from the coding sequence ATGTTGATAACGATGCTTAAATCGAAAATCCATCGGGCGACAATCACCGATGCCAATCTCAACTATGTGGGATCGATCACGATCGATGCGGATTTGATGCGTCTGGCCGATCTGGTACCGTACGAAAAAGTTGAGATTGCCAATATCAATAACGGCGAACGGTTTGATACGTATGTGATCGAGGGGAAACCCGGCAGCGGCGTGATCGCGCTCAATGGCGCGGCCGCTCGTAAAGGGGAAACAGGGGACCTGATTATCATTCTGTCTTATTGTCAGCTCGACAAAGCCTCGGCAGCCACTCACAAGCCGCTGACCGTGCACGTGGACGTACATAACCGGCCATCGAAGTAA